The genomic segment CTGAAGATTTGTGCAAGGAAGAGGGAGGTCTCTTGGCCAGCGTCCACTCAAAGGTTGACGGCCTATTCTTGAGTGGTGAGCGCTTAAACAAACTGATGATGCCAGTTATCATCCTGCAATGTTTCACAAGTGCTTGTTCCGCTCTCCTCAAGCTCACGGTCGAAGAGTCAACACAGCTACATACTATTCTTGGCTGGGACTCAAGAAGAACAATGGCAAATTTGAGTGGCGCGACGGATCATCTACAGTAAGTGACAATGTGTGCAAGGGAGGTCTAAAAAGTTGTCACTTTGCCCCAATGAAGCTGTCATGTTAGAAGGCAAGAGTTAAAAATTGTCATTTTAGTAGAATAGAGTTGATTGAAATAGAAGGAAACATCTGACAAGAATGGTCGTTCTGTCAAATagatttgactttgatatgtaTTGAGTCATGTTACAAGTGAAAAAATGTCTTAGATTTATGAGGGATGACCACTGTAATTTACAAGGGAAAAACAATGACATGAATTGTAGAAACAAAGTGCACCATTCATTTTACGGGGAGACATTTTTTATTGAAAAGTTCCAATCAGAAAGTTGGAAGGGGGTTGGAACATGGCAACAATTCTTATTGTGAGATAGAGCTTGTGAACATTAATTTGAGAGATTTGAATCAATGAGGTGACTTTGAAGGAATGTGGTGGGAAGCCATCCGAGCAACTGCAACACCAAACACGCTCGAGTCATGTCCACTGTCGTCCGCAGGATGATGTCCCGTGGTATCCTCATGATTTTTCAGGTGCCTGCACAAAATTGAATGGCAATGGAGAAATTGAGATCAACAATTGTAATGACTttcgtccatccatctgtcaaaaAGGTCAGAAAGTCACAACCTCTCATTTGCCCTTTGTCTTCTCATCGCTCTCTCATATTTGACCGCTCTCACCTCCTTGCAGGCAAGGCCAGAGATTCTCTTCTGCTTCTTCCGGCGCCAGCATCAGGTGGGTGTCCCAGCCTGCAGCCCACATGCAGAATCTTGTTTGCCCTTAAGTGACTCGAGTCTCGCTTGCAGGCAAGAGTGCAAATTGCGGCTGGTGGCGGGAGAACCCCGCCAACGAGGTCGAGTGATTAATTATATTACTGAATAAAGTAACTCGTTACCGGGGAAAGCGTTACggttaaaaacaacacacaacacaatacatgcACGTTTTTGCCTTAAACCTCaatattaaaatacattttgatatCGCCACTTGAAAATTCTTCAGCGGTCCTGTTGTGACTACTGATGAAATAAATTCCCTTGTTTATCTCTTGGGACCGTATTCTTTCAGACCAATAGCCCTAAAATGCCCACCTAAGTCTTGTCAGTTGGGGATTGTCCGCTATACAGGTGACTTAATCTGTCAAAAAGTGatataaagttaaagtcccaaaagtcccaatgatcgtcgtctcacacacatctgggtgtggtgaaacttGTCCtcggcatttaacccatcctcgtgtgattttgatccatcccctgggggagaggggagcagtgagcagcagcggtgccgcgctcgggaatcatttggtgatctgatAAAGGTGGCAATGCACTTCATGCCTGTTTGCTGGATTTCTGGTTTTCACCAAAGGTTGAAAAATGACAAGGCAACTTGCTGTTTCATCAGGATCGACCGATCATGAGGCAACATGTGACACAGACAACGGATGGAGTCCTCACGGCTCAAACTGTTACAAGAAGATGGAGACCtccaacggttggctgggggctcgtCACGACTGCCtctgggagggcggcgaccttgtctccatcacttcagaggatgaggagaagtttgtgaaggagcaaatgggcgacaagccgttctggatcggactctccaatctggtgAGGCGAAAGCGCAAGTGGGCTTCCTACTGGTGCTCGAGTGACAACCAGTATTGTTTTTGGCAGGTCTGCGACAAGGACTGGTGTCAGTTTTTTGAAGCGGGAGAAAAGGGGCTGACTTGGTCCGACACCGGTGTAAGCCCGACCTACGCTAGCTGGACCTCAAGCCAAGGCGGAAGGTAGGAGAACATCTCTTTGCGTCCTGTGTCAAGCGAGATGCACGGGGAGATTTTGGAACCCCTTTCCAAACATGTGTAAAGATGTGATGAGGTATAAAaaagcttttgttttctttttatcggGAAAGAGGAAAATAAACTCCAAATTGGCTTGTTCGTCAGATGTGTGACTCGCGACTTTTCCCAACAGCTCCAACGATGAAACCTGCGCGTACGTCAACCAAGGTGTGCACGTAGAGAGTCAGCCTGGAAAGTGGAGACATGGCTCGTGCGGATCCTCATTGGCGTACATGTGCAAGCGGTCGCCTGACGGTAAGTCCACACGTCCGTTGCGATGATGACGCTGAAAGGAGAAAAGCGCAACCGTGCCATCTTTTTGCAGACTGCCCGGAGGGATGGCCATGTTCCTACAAAGACTTCGGTCACACCTACAGTCAAGTTGAGAGTTGAGTGGCAGCGACGCGTCTTTCTACACCCAAACTGCGTCGTGGTGGTTTTCTAATTAGTTTCTTTTGGCTTTCAGCTTCCTACTGCGACTCTGGCGAGTTCCTGTACAAGGACTCCTGTTACCATTTTGAGGGGAGGAATGGAACTTGGCAAGCGGCTGAAGATTTCTGCAAGAAAGCGGGAGGTCTCTTGGCCAGCGTGCACTCACAGGTTGACGGACAGTTTTTGGCTGGTGAGCACCAAGACAAATTGACCATGCCGGCAATCATCCTGCAATTTTTCACCACAAGTGCTTGTTCTGCTTTCCTCAAGCTCACCGGCGAATAGGATGGTATTCTTGGCTGGGACTCAAGAAGAACAATGGCAAATTTGAGTGGCGCGACGGATCATCTACAGTAAGTGACAATGGACGTCTAAAAAGTTGTCACTTTGCCCTAATGAAGCTGTTACGTTAGAAGGATAAAGTTGAAAAGTGTCATTTCAGCAGAACAAAGCTGGTTGAAACtggaaaaatctgacatgaatgGTCTTCCTGTCAAATagatttgactttgacttgtatTGAGTCATGTTAcaagtgaaaaaatgaccattgtaatttacaaggaaaaaaatatgacatGATTTGTAGAATTAAAGTGCACCTTTCATTTTACGGGGAAACATTTTTTAGTTCCAATCAGAAAGTTGGAAGGGGGTTGTAACATCGCAACAATTCTTATTGTGAGATAGAGCTTGTGAACATGAAGTTGAGCGATTTGAATCAATGAAGTGACTTTGAAGGAATGTGGTGGGAAGCCATCCGAGCAACTGCAACACCAAAAACGCTCGAGTCATGTCCACTGTCGTCCGCAGGTTGATGTCCCGTGGCATCCTCATAATTATTCAGGTGCCTGCACAAAATTGGATGGTGCTGGACAAGTTCAGATCGATAGTTGTACTAGTGTCActcgtccatccatctgtcaaaaAGGTCAGAAAGTCACAACCTCTCATTTGCCCTTTGTCTTCTCATTGCTCTCTCATATTTGACCCCTCTCACATCCTTGCAGGCAAGGCCAGAGTTTCGCTTCCGCCTCTTCCGGCGTCAGCATCAGGTGGGCGTCCTAACCTGCAGCCCGCACGCAGAATCTTGTTTGCCCTCGAGTGACTCGAGTCTCATTTGCAGGCAAGAGTGCAAAGTGCGGCTTGTGGCGGGAGAACCCCGCCaacgacttctgctacctgatcCACGACACGGCCAACATGACCTGGAAGGAGGCGCGAGACGAGTGCGCCCGCCGCAGAGGCAACCTGCTCGCCATCACCGATTTACAGGACCACAACTTCATACACGGTAGGTCGTCCTCGGTCTGCTTCGCTTTTTGGCGCAGCTGAAGTACTTAATGAAAGAATCCATCGAGAGACCACCGACTCACGTCAACATTTTGCCGAGTTTCTGTCATTCCAAAGGATAGACCAAAAATAAGCTTGTGACCCCCGCCAACAAGGACCCAACCCAGACATCACCATCACTTCATTTTAGTTAAGCGTTTTGGACTCGCATCTGTAAGATGCTTCAACCTTGTGTTCTCTATTTACCTTTGACCCAAAGGGGTTCCGGGAAGCGGTTCCTCTTTGTGGTTGGACGCCAGCGACACCAATGTTGAAGTCGGCAGCAAGCAGTCTGACGAATCCTCACCGAGTTCCGTCCTTCTGGGCGCAAGTGGGTCTAAAACCTGGCCGATGTAGGAAGGAACGAAGGAGCGCTgagcatctgtggtctctttcaAGGTAACCCTGGTGACCCCCCCGGCCGACGCTGCAACTCCTTACTTCATGGCAAGAGCGGCATGGAAGTTGTCGATTGTGAGAAGAAGAGAGGCTACGTCTGTAGGAGAAGAGGTAAGACGAGATGCTCGGTCGATTCTCCCCAACTTGCGTTATCAGCCGAGAGGATCAGAGTGGCAATTGTAAAGTTTGTGCTCTGATGTGAGTGGTGATGCAGGTGACGCAATTGGCTGAAACTGAATGACTTATTCTAGCAAAGAAGACAAAAACCGTTGCGTTATTACGTCAGAGTAATCCCAAAATGTTCCCTCAGGCATTCAAACATGTGAAATGACCAATGGGTGGCACGGCTTCGGCTCCAGCTGCTACAGGAAGATGGAGACcaccaacggttggctgggggctcgtTACGACTGCGTCTGGGAGGGGGGCGACCTGGTCTCCATCAcctcggaggatgaggagaagtTTGTGACGGAGCAAATGGGAGACAAGCCGTTCTggatcggactctccaatctggtgAGACGGAAGCGCAAGTGGGCTTCCTACTGGTACTTGAGTGACAACCAGTATTGTTTTTGGCAGGACTGCAACGAGGTCTGGTGTCAGTTTTTTAAAGCGGGAGAAAAGAGGCTGACTTGGTCCGACACTGCTATGACGCCGACCTACGCTAACTGGACCTCGAGTCAAGACGGAAGGTAGGAAGGTCACCTCTTTGGGTCCTGTGTCGGGCAAGATGCACGGGGAGATTTTGGAACcccttttttaaattgtgtgaGCATGCCATGAAGCACCTTTGTATACTTTTGatcagaaaatggagaaaaaaaacgtaGCCCGTCTGTCGGATCTGTGTCTCGTTTCTCACGCTTTTTGCCGACAGCTCCAACGATGAATCTTGCACGTCCGCCAAGGTGTGCACGTAGATAGTCAGCCTGGAAAATGGAGACATGGCTCGTGCGGATCCTCATTGGCGTACATGTGCGAGCGGCCGCTCGACGGTAAGTCTGCACGTTCTATTGATGTTGACgctgaaaggagaaaaaaaatgcaatcacgTCGTCCCCCTGCAGCCTGCCCGTTAGGACGGCTGTGTTCCTACAAAGACTACGGATTCAGCTACAGTCGAGCGGAGAGTGAGTGGCAGTGACGCTTCTTTTCCACACCTGCCGTTGTGCTTCTGTAATCTATGTTTCTTGGCGGCTTTAGCTTCCTCCTGCGACACTGGCGACTTCCTGTACAGGGACTCTTGCTTTCACTTTGAGGGGATGAAGCGAACTTGGGAGGCTGCCGAGGTGTTCTGCAGAGAATGGAACGGTCACCTGGCCAGCGTCCACTCACTGGTTGAGGGCCAATTCTTGGCTGGTGAGCTTCAAGACAAACTGCCGATGCCAGCTATCGTCCCCTAGCGCGTCACAATGTCTGACACGATGCTCTTCTTGTGCTaaatttccttccttcctttgataTCCTCAAGCTCACGCGCCATATGCAGGAGGAGTGCAATCCTGGGTGGGACTCAAGAAGAACAAGGACAATTTTGAGTGGAGCGACGCAACACCTACGGTGAGGGAAAAGTTTAGAGCAGTCTACAAAAGTTGTCATTTGCTTAGAATGAAGGTGTCATATCGGAAGCCAAATTCTACAGAACAATGAAAGTTAGACTTTGGCAAGAATGGCCACCATGTTACAAAAAGAGATAAAACATTGAAGGTGTTAATCAGCTGAAGCATTAACAAGGACAAAGTTATGAAATGATGAGAATGAAAGTGAATGAAGTGAAAAATCAAAGTGCAGAATTTCAGAGCTCAAGGTTAGACATTTCTGAGAATAAAATGACTGGAGAAGTTCGAGTATGAAACTCAAGTTGTGAGTTAACTGGAAGAAAATTGTCAAATGAATTCAAGTCATACTGTAAGAAAGGGTTGAGAAAATATCGATcagtgggaggaaaaaaggACTTGTCATTCTGGAGGAAATGCGGTGGGAAGCAAGCCCAAACGCACCAAAGTCACACCTGGCGTGTCGTCGGCAGGGCAACATTGTGTGGGTGCCAAACGGGCCGAAAGGGCGTGGTGGCTGCTCTGCCTTGTCGCCGACTGGTCAACTTGAGGATTGGCCCTGCACCAAAAGTCGGCCATTCATCTGTAGAAAAGGTCAGAAAATGACGACCAATCATCTTGCACTTTTATATGCTCTCTCATAACCATCCCTCTTCCTTTCTTGCAGCTATGGTCCAAGAGTTTCTTCTTCCTCCGCCGGCAGGTGGGCGCCCCACCCGGCAGTCGACATGTGGTCTCTTGTTAGCGGTTTGCCCTCAGGTGACTTGACTCTCGCTTGCAGGCTGGAGTGCAAAGTGCGGTTGGTGGCTGGACCGATCCTCCgacgacttctgctacctgatcCAGCACAAGCCCACCAAGACGTGGCAGAAGGCGCGAGACGACTGCCTCCTCCGAGGAGGCGACCTGCTCAGCATCGCCGACTATAATGAACAGACAGTCATACAAGGTaggctgtccgtccgtccgtcatgtTGCCGTCAGGGCTGTTGAATTCCCCCAACATGGGCAGAGCTCCAGACCTCACATGCATGCATTTGGTTTCCTCGGACAACCGCTAATATACTTGAATAAACGATACTCCGGTCCACCAATGAGCAGTCAGCGAGCCATCAGCGAGCAGAGCGCCAACGAGAATGTTTCAACCTCTTGttgcatattttaccatttaccTCCAAAGGTCTGTACACTTCTGTGTCGAGCGCTCCCGCTTTGTGGTTGGGCGTCAACAACGACATCATGAAAGACGGCAGCGAGTGGACTGACGGATCCCCGTTCGGTTACATGTTCATGGACAGAGGTGTGTCCGAAACCCAACCGATGTTTGCCTGCGATGTTATGGAGGAATGGAACTGAGCATCTGTCGTCTCCTTCCAGATGACCCCGGTGACCTCTCTGGTGCATCCTGTCTTTCCTTACTCACAAGAAATGGCCGCTGGAAATTTGACGATTGCCGCAAGAAAAGAGGCTacatctgcaagaaaagaggtaaGACGTGGCGACGCTCAGTGGATTCTCGTAACGTGCTGACTCGTGTCTTTGGCTTTTGTCTTCCAGGAATCCCGGCAAAGCCTCAGCAGCCTCTTCACGGTGACTTCAAacgatgcaaaacaaaaatgacatgacgatgcttgtctttatttttactttcatAGCGTAAAGAATTCAGGCTGTAAGCGAATGAGGGTTATGCAAGATCAGCTCGCAGTATAGTGACTATACCATGGGTGACTATTCTATTCGCTAAATAATCATCCTTAGCAGCCCGAGTTGAAAATTTCACTTAGATAtgtattatataaatatatttatgcgCGATGCAGAAAAATGTGACGTGAAGGGAATGCAGAAATCTGGTTTTCATCAAAGGTTGAAAAATGACCATGGGAACTTTGATGTTTCATCAGCTTTAACCCATCATGAGCCAACATGTGACACAGTCAACGGATGGAGTCCTCATGGCTCAAACTGTTACAAGAAGATGGAGACCCCtaacggttggctgggggctcgtCACAACTGCCtctgggagggcggcgacctTGTCTCCATCACCTCTGAAGACGAGGAAATGTTTGTGATGGAGCAAATGGGCAACAAACCGTTCTggatcggactctccaatctggtaAGTGCAGGCTGCTGTTGGCTGACGACTGGTAGTTGAGATGGAACCGCGAGCAAGTGGCTGTTGGCTCACTATTGGTACACCATTGACAATGAGTTTGGACTCTGCAGAACTGCAACGAGACCTGGTGTCAGTTTTTTAAAGCGGGCGAAAAGAGTGTGACTTGGTCCTATACCAGTGTGACGCCGACCTACGCCAACTGGGACCCGCGTCAAGACCAGAGGTAAGAAGATCACCTCTTTGCATCCTGGGTCAGGTGGGATGCACGGTGATATTTTCAAATTGCTTTCTAAAAAATGCTTTTGGGGGTGAgttttcatcagaaaaaaaGGGCAAAACCTCCAAATTGGCACGTTTTTCGGATGTGTCTCGCTTTTTCCGACTTTTCTCAACAGCTCCGACGATGAATCCTGCGTGTACGTCAACCAAGGTGTGCACGGAGACACTCAGCCTAGCAAGTGGAGACGTGGCTCATGCAGATCCTCATTGGCGTACATGTGCGAGCGGTCGCCCGACGGTAAGTCTGCACGTTTGACGTGATGTTTGAAAGGAGAAAAGTGCAACCATGTCATCTTTCTGCAGACTGCCCAGATGGATGGCCGTGTTCCTACAAAGACTTGGGTTACACTTACAGTCGAGTGGAGAGTGAGTGGAGCGACGCTTCTTCTGACACCCGCAGCCTCTCGTTGTCGTTTCCTGATGAGTTGCTTTTTCGTTTTACACCTACTCCGTCTCGTTGTGGTTTTCTAATGAGTTTATTTTGGCTTTCAGCTTCCTACTGTGACTCTAACGAGTTCCTGTACAAGGACTCTTGTTATCACTTTGAGGTGACGCCTAAAACTTGGCAAGCGGCTGAAGATTTCTGCAAGGAAAAGAGAGGTCTCTTGGCCAGCGTCCACTCACCGGTCGACAGACGATTTTTGGCTGGTGAGCGTCAAGACAAACTGACTAATCGTCCCGCCATGTTTCACGACATCGTCACAAGTGCTCGTTCTGCTTTTCTTAAGCTCACGTGCGAGAAGGATTTCAACCTTGGCTGGGACTCAAGAAAAGCTCAGCGAAATTTGAGTGGCTCGACGGATCATCTACAGTAAGTGACACGTTTGCAATGCAGGTCTAAAAAATGGTCACTTATGAAGCTGTCATGTTGGAAAGCAAAACATAAACAAGTGTCGTTTTAGTCGACCACAGTTGATTCAATAGAGAGGAGAAATCTGACAAGAATGGTCCTCCTGTTAAATAGATTTGAATTTGTTACAAGAAGTCCTTTAGTTTGATGGCTTAGAATTGTGATatataagagaaaaaaaaacaataagatTTCACCATGCATTTTACAGGTAAACGTTTTTCAGAATAAAAATTAACAGTTTAGGGTTTGGAAAGCTTCAATCTGAAACTCGGGTTGGAATATCGCAACAATTTCTATTGGTTCCGGAAATGGTGAGAATGGTAAGAAGAAAAACAGATTTGAACCAGTGAGGTGACTTTGAAGGAAATTTTGCGGGAAGCCATCTGAGCAATTGCAACACCAAACACGCTGTATCCTTTGCAGGACAACGTCACAAAGAACCTCACTCAAAATTCAGATGACTGCGCAAAATTGAATGAGAATGGAGGAATTCAGCTTGAGGGCTGTACTGGCCttcgtccatccatctgtcaaaaAGGTCAGAAAGTCACAACCTCCCATTTGCCCTTTGTCTTCTCATTGCTCTTTCATATTTGACCCCTCTCGCATCCTTGCAGGCAAGGCCAGAGCTTCTCTGCCGCTTCTTCCAGCGTCGGCATCAGCTTCAGGTGGGCGTCCCAGCCTGCAGCCCACATGCAGAATCTTGATTGCCCTCAAGTGACTCGAGTCTCGCTCGCAGGCAAGAGTGCAAAGTGCGGCTGGTGGCAGGAGAACCCCGCCAACGACTTGTGCTACCTGATCAACTCCAAGCCCACCAAGACCTGGAAGGAGGCGCGAGACGAGTGCGCCCGCCTCAGAGGCAACCTGCTCGCCATCACCGACTCGAACGAACACACCTTCATACGAGGTAGGCCGTCCACAGTCTGCTGCGCTTTTTGGTGCAGCTGAAGTGCTTGATGAAATAATCCATGCAAGTTTTGAGAGACCACCGACTCACGTCAACATTTTGCCGAGTTTCTGTCATTCCAAAGAAAAGACCAAAAATAAGCTTGTGACCCCCACCAACTAGGACCCAACCCAGACGTCACCCGcactttgttttagttaagcatTTTGCACTTGCCTCTCTCTGTAAGATGCGTCAACCTTCTGTTCTGTATTTACCTTTGACCCAAAGGGCTTCTGCCAAGCGGTTCCTCTTTGTGGTTGGACGCCAGCGACATCATTGTTGAAGTCGGCAGCAAGCAGTCTGACGAATCCTCACTGAGTTCCGTCCTTTTGGGCGCAAGTGGGTCTAAAACTTGGCCGATGTATGGAGGAACAAAGGAGCGCTGAGCATCTGTGGTCTCCCTCCAGGTAACCCTGGTGACCCCCCCGGCCGACGATGCAACTCCTTACTCAGTGGCAAGGGCGGCATAGAAGTTGTCGATTGCGAGAAGAAGCGCGGCTACGTCTGCAAGAGAAAAGGTAAGACGAGATGTGTGTCAGCGGACACATTTTTTGTCTCATGTGTCGATGCTGATGACGCATTTGCGTGAAACTGAGTACGTAATCCCCAAATGTGTCCTCAGTCGTTCAGACATGTGAAAGGACCAAAGGGTGGCGCCGCTTTGGCTCCAACTGCTACAAGAAGATGGAGACcaccaacggttggctgggggctcgtTACGACTGCGtctgggagggcggcgacctggtcTCCATCACCTCGTCATACGAGGAAAGCTTTGTGAAGGAGCAAATGGGTGACAAGCCGTTCTGGATCGGACGTTCCAATCTGGTGAGACGAAAGCGGTAGAATACGTTGACTTTCCAGTGGTACTTAACCATCACCTGCGATTGGTTTCGGCAGAACTGCGACGTGGCCTGGTGTCAGTTTTTTGAAGCAGGAGAAAAAAGACTGTCTTTGTCCGACACCGGTGTGACGCCGACCTACGCCAACTGGGACTCGCGTCAAGATAGAAGGTAAGAAGGTCACCTCTTTGCGTCCTTTTGTTGTCAGGCGGAACACACAGCGAGATTATGGATCCCATCTGCGAATTTTGAGAGAGCACACGTATTGATGAGAAAGGAGGAAAAGCCTCCTAATTGGCACGTTTGTTGGATGTGTGTCTCCTTTTTCCCAACTTTTCTTGACAGCTCCAACAATGAATCCTGCGCGTACGTCAACCAAGGGGTGCGCGTAGATGGTCAGCCTGGAAAGTGGAGACATGGCTCGTGCGGATCCTCATTGGCGTACATGTGCGAGCGGCCGCTTGACGGTAAGTCTGCACGTCCATTGTGATGTTGACGCGCAAAGGAGAAAAACTTGCAATCACATCGTCCCCCTGCAGCCTGCCCGGACGGACGGCTGTGTTCCTACAAAGACTATGGAATCGGCTACAATCGAGTGGAGAGTGAGTGGCAGCGACGCTTTTTTTCCACACCTGCACCGTCTTGTTGTGGATTTGTAATCCATGTTTTTTTGGTGGCTACAGCTTCCTACTGCGGCACTGGCGACTTCCTGTACAGGGACTCTTGCTATCACTTTGAGGGGATGAAGCGAACTTGGGAGGCAGCCGAGAGGTTCTGCAAAGAATGGAACGGTCACCTGGCCAGCGTCCTCTCATTGGAGGAGGGCAAATTCTTGGCTGGTGAGCGTCAAGTCAAACTGCCGATGCCAGCTATCGTCCCCGAGCGCTTCACAATGTCTGACACGATGCTCTTCTTGTGCTAAATTTCCTTGCTTCTTTGATATCCTCAAGCTCACGCACCATATGCAGGAGGAGTGCAATCTTGGGTGGGACTCAAGAAGAACAAGGACAAGTTTGAGTGGAGTGACGCAACACTTACGGTAAGTGAAACGTTTAGAGCAGTCTACAAAAGTTGTCATTTGCTCAGAATGAAGGTGTCATATCGAATGGCAAAAGTTCCAAGTGAGGATAAATGTTACGAAAAGAGATAAACATTGAATGTGTAAATCATCTGGACCATTGGCAAGGACAAAGTTGTGGAACTATGTGTGTAGTATTTTAATTTACAAGTGTAATGCACGTGGGGTGAATCAGTGACCCGAGATGAAATAAGTTTACAAAATGTATTAAGTAACCAAAAAAGAATaacagaacaaacaaaaaaggacaGCAGGCAGCAgtatattcaagattcaagagtttttttattcgccatgtttgagcgtgctaaacaaggaatttgacttgggtaaatcacagcctctgttcaacatttaggtgactaacaacaacactcaggacatgtgaaaaatgaaagatattctcaaacatcccctgatcctaaactgatcttaaactcccaagagggcaaggaaaaactcaaaactccagctagggg from the Syngnathus scovelli strain Florida chromosome 13, RoL_Ssco_1.2, whole genome shotgun sequence genome contains:
- the LOC125979669 gene encoding lymphocyte antigen 75-like isoform X1, producing MMAPLAVRLSLVHLVYVVWIMYSCAAGVTHHTPCDTDHGWNSHGSKCYKKIDTTNGWRGARHDCLWEGGDLVSITSEEEEKFVKEQMGDKPFWIGLSNLVCDKDHCKLFEEGEKRLIWSDTGVTPTYANWTSNQGGSSDNESCAYVNQGVHEGSQPGKWRHGSCGSSLAYMCERSPDDCPDGWPCSYKDLGYTYSRVETSYCDSGEFLYNDSCYHFEGRLKTWQDAEDLCKEEGGLLASVHSKVDGLFLSAHGRRVNTATYYSWLGLKKNNGKFEWRDGSSTDDVPWYPHDFSGACTKLNGNGEIEINNCNDFRPSICQKGKARDSLLLLPAPASGSTDHEATCDTDNGWSPHGSNCYKKMETSNGWLGARHDCLWEGGDLVSITSEDEEKFVKEQMGDKPFWIGLSNLVCDKDWCQFFEAGEKGLTWSDTGVSPTYASWTSSQGGSSNDETCAYVNQGVHVESQPGKWRHGSCGSSLAYMCKRSPDDCPEGWPCSYKDFGHTYSQVETSYCDSGEFLYKDSCYHFEGRNGTWQAAEDFCKKAGGLLASVHSQVDGQFLAAHRRIGWYSWLGLKKNNGKFEWRDGSSTVDVPWHPHNYSGACTKLDGAGQVQIDSCTSVTRPSICQKASSCDTGDFLYRDSCFHFEGMKRTWEAAEVFCREWNGHLASVHSLVEGQFLAAHAPYAGGVQSWVGLKKNKDNFEWSDATPTGNIVWVPNGPKGRGGCSALSPTGQLEDWPCTKSRPFICRKAMVQEFLLPPPAGWSAKCGWWLDRSSDDFCYLIQHKPTKTWQKARDDCLLRGGDLLSIADYNEQTVIQGLYTSVSSAPALWLGVNNDIMKDGSEWTDGSPFGYMFMDRDDPGDLSGASCLSLLTRNGRWKFDDCRKKRGYICKKRGIPAKPQQPLHALTHHEPTCDTVNGWSPHGSNCYKKMETPNGWLGARHNCLWEGGDLVSITSEDEEMFVMEQMGNKPFWIGLSNLNCNETWCQFFKAGEKSVTWSYTSVTPTYANWDPRQDQSSDDESCVYVNQGVHGDTQPSKWRRGSCRSSLAYMCERSPDDCPDGWPCSYKDLGYTYSRVETSYCDSNEFLYKDSCYHFEVTPKTWQAAEDFCKEKRGLLASVHSPVDRRFLAAHVREGFQPWLGLKKSSAKFEWLDGSSTDNVTKNLTQNSDDCAKLNENGGIQLEGCTGLRPSICQKGKARASLPLLPASASASGKSAKCGWWQENPANDLCYLINSKPTKTWKEARDECARLRGNLLAITDSNEHTFIRGLLPSGSSLWLDASDIIVEVGSKQSDESSLSSVLLGASNPGDPPGRRCNSLLSGKGGIEVVDCEKKRGYVCKRKVVQTCERTKGWRRFGSNCYKKMETTNGWLGARYDCVWEGGDLVSITSSYEESFVKEQMGDKPFWIGRSNLNCDVAWCQFFEAGEKRLSLSDTGVTPTYANWDSRQDRSSNNESCAYVNQGVRVDGQPGKWRHGSCGSSLAYMCERPLDACPDGRLCSYKDYGIGYNRVETSYCGTGDFLYRDSCYHFEGMKRTWEAAERFCKEWNGHLASVLSLEEGKFLAAHAPYAGGVQSWVGLKKNKDKFEWSDATLTGNVAWVLNRPTGRGDCCALSPTGQLQDWPCTNIRPFICKKAKVQEFRLPPPAGWSGKCGWWLDRSSDDFCYLIQHRPTKTWKEARDDCLRRGGDLLSITDSREQAFIQGLYTFLPSSPSLWLGVNNNIVKDASGWTDGSPFRYLLMDGDDPGDLSATPCLSLLTSNGRWKFDDCRKKTGYICKKRGNRPKPPQPHDGFKEILVCDNHSADLVCVSEGEGQKQGHISIQSAFYGRRSDDVCLVDSDSYDDEYCGVEGILPRYRKMCNGHQKCHIALFEDDSCHATSKYLEMVYSCEHKVCLDSLGIADGSLADSVFKASSSMEDATPEKSRLNGESCWKPSKDPVGSWIQVNLGYMRKVTGIVTQGCDSTNIGSWNIQLEMQLSVSRRKWTKHPDGKFIGGGTHLLGTPAFAKYVRILPLESRPEFGLRFDILGCAHDDAMTCARQFNSLHFTDSMTFYCPPGCAKDKHFVSGTLVYSKDSHICAAAIHAGVIQNDIGGDCIVMRAPKQQVYTGSTGNGIISRHLDDPLGLSYTFADGEPRCSAPDWEEFAGFCYKFFEDVKNWDDAQRVCRGFGAELMSICSKVEQAWVKSASEFETSDMWTGLNDLVLPGMFVWSDRHKVTFTHWAAGEPYQRVGLGKHCVAQLWQTGKWKLMSCAQVNTFMCKMPKVHFPMTSSKPQVAQ